The genomic DNA ATAGATCGACTCTACTGGATCGGGAAGGGCATCTGGTGTTGGAGGGTGCATCCCATCCTGTGGCCGATATTCCAGTACGAGattctcttcatttcttGAGTAGGTCTCCGTTTCCGGGGCGCTTTGATCGTGATCTGATTGGTAAAGGCACGCAGTCCAGTCGAGAAACCCTGTTGAGAGAAGGTACGCTTTGCACGATTCGACAAGCTTAGTTGGGGAAACATAGGCTTTGAAAGTCAGACAGCTTGCGTAGAACATGTCTGCTCGGGCAAAGGTACTCAAGTAGAAAGTACGTTGAAAGGATGGATTGGCCTGTGCCAAATTGCGGTGAGCGTTTGAGACAAGGCTGACATCTTATAGACGGAGCTGTACTCGTTGAGGCCATGCTGATGAGCTTTGAATTAGTGAGTTTAGCTGTGAAGCTGAAGTGCAGAGCATGCGTGGGATCCTTTGAACAAGTCACATTCTGATCACCTTCACTTGGCTAAGAAACGCCAAGTGGAACTTAATCTTGATTGGTCCACACTGTTTGAGCGAAATTGGTGCGAAACTGGCGTTTCGCCAGTTCGGCCATGTCCTAGCCTGTGGACAAAAAAGCTGTGTTGATCAGGGCCAAACTTTGAAGGCTAATATAAACTGGGAAGCAAGCACCACCTGATACGGCGCTGACGACCAAAGCTGAGATGATTGGGCGCACGGAGCCCCAAAGTGAGTGGGGCATGGTTCATTCAAGCTATTTAAATCATCTGTCACCCCACATTTTGCATCGCCTTTGTACGCATTTTGCATTGCCTTTGTATGCATTTTGCATCGCCCTTGTACGCATTTTGCATCGTTTTCGTACTCGTTTTGCATCGCTTTTGTATTCACTTTGCATCCATTTTGTATCCCTTTTCAGTCCACACCCAACTCGTTCGCTCCTCATGCCAACAAAAAAGCGAAAAAGCTCGAAGCCTCAGTCGCCCCGCACACTTGATCAAGCGTGGCAGCAACTCGTCGAAGCCCCTCAATTTATCCAGCATCGTGGAGGGCTCACGCCGACTGAGGAAAGTCGCATTAAGGATGGCTTTGGCATACTTCAAGAGTCAAACCGTCCTTCCCCTACAATGGTGGGGAATTACTGGCAGTTTTTGAAGAGCGTCGAAAAAGATTGTGGTAGCGAGATGGTCGGTTTATGTGCAGCTGCTTTTGGTCGCACTGCGATCGGAAGGATGAAGTACCGGCTTCGAGTCGAGCTCGCCCTCAAAGTGAAGGAAAATCAAGCAAACCTTCATTGCGAAGCAGTGAATAAGGCAGTTCAAGCTATTAAGCAGAGTGAGCACACGGCATGTCCATTatttctcatcatctgctaACATATCGCAGAGCGCAAACACGCACAAACTCGGGATTTAGGAACGCTGACCGGTGACGTCTATGAGCTCACAAAAGACGATGCGAGGATGATAGCGAACTCGGATCAAATTGGAGGGAAAATATGGTTGACAGATCCATACTCTGTCAATACCGCTTCGTTCATAACCATTCCAATCTCCGATGAGCTCAAAACTCAATTTATCATACAACGTCCAAAAGTGATGTAACTCGCAACTCAGTCCCGAGCGCCGAACACAAGTCCTACTTTGAGATTTCCCGACACATAGAACCACCAGCCATCATACCAGGGAACAATCATGCGCTtcccctcatcctccatcccAATCCCGTTTACGTACGGGCCGGTCTTATCATATATACGCATCGCTCCTCTCCCGCTTGTGAGGTCTACCACGACTGCCATGGTGTTAGGGGGCGGGTCTATACGGTTGCCTTTCCCAGGCTCAGACCACGTTATCGAGTCACATCTGGTACATTGAGCCTTGCAAATGTTAGCTTGTCCTTTTTCGTTAGATCAGAGTGGAATACCAGTTCTTTGCACTCCTGAAGCAGCTCATCATCCGAAGATGCCATTGCCTGTACTCTATTGAAGTTCCCAGCCATCGGAATATTTCCTAATAGCAATATGAGCGTCCGGCTATCACCTAAGACAAAGTAGAATCCCACCGGCTATCCTCCGGCTTGCTATCGTAGACAACACGATAACAGAATTCAAGCAGAAGCCCGCAGTATACCTTTTTTATCAAGAGCTATAGTGTGCTCGCTATTTCCAGCTCGTGAGGCCATAACTCTTCAGACCGAACAAATGCTAAGGCATCCGCGCGCGTTGGGCGACGAGCAGGAGGGGCAGTGATGAAAGGTTGGTGGACCCCACACTGGGTCACATGACCGCTATTGCGGAGTGGAACTTGAGAATTTGTTGGTAGGCATAGTACGGCAAAGATACAACAAAATGTTGAACTAGGCTATTTTACAGTTCACTCTGTGGGAGCTCTATAGCCCATTCACTGGCGCCGTTTCCGAGATATGGAGCTGCAGGACCCTCTGCTTCGTTATGGGGTCATCCCTTCGACCTCCAGTGTATGTATGACGCCCCAAGCTGCATATGTAACCTCCCTGAGTGGCTGAGGATGTAACTCGTAGACGCTCGATCCTGTCCTCAGTGCCATGAGAAGGTGACCTTAATACGAGGGAATAAGGCCAGCCTTCCGTTAATCCAGAAAGCTATATAATTCCGCCCGAGTCCACAGCCGTTGAGTAGAGCTCTTCGTTGACAATCATCTCTCTTCCAGCAAACATTATCGATGATTGAAGGTCTGAAGCTCCGCCTAGGATTTTAGATCAAACCCCTATTTCTAACACAATATTCTTGTCCAGCTTATCCTTCCGCCGCTGTTTCTcgcttcatcatcatccatccctCTCACCAACTTTAAACTAATGGGTTGCGAACAGGACTAGGTAAATGCCCACatgcaagcaaagaaaaagccactGACGGCGCCCAGTCATTGTATTCTGATCAGGCCATGGCCGCGCAGAGCATCCGCTTTCTGAGTGTGAATCAAGTCCAACGTTTACATGGGCTCTGGATCAGCCCAACTGCCCAGCCGGTGCAGCTCCCTCTGTTGGAATCTGCCATCAACTCTCCGATGAATCTCAAGCACTATGGGAACCAAGGCGATGTCTTCCAGCTCGCTGCCAACCTTTCTGAGAAAATCATGAAGAACCACGCCTATCAGGATGGCAACAAGCGGACTGCACTTCTGGCCGCTGATATGTTCCTTAAAATCAACGGGTATAGACTTCAGAAAGTGCCGTCCGCGGACGATCCGATTAATAAAGACCTGGCTGACGCCCATGTCGCCGTCGTTACCAATCAATGGACTGTCGACCAGCTGGGAAATTTCTACCGGTCAGTGGCGAAGCCATTGGAACAGTTCACACCAGATATTGAGGAATTCAGAAAGGCCGCTATTGAGTATTAGTTGTCTGTGTTCATCCGAAAAAAGCCTAGAACTGACTGCCAAGGGACTCGACTGCAACAAATTTTTGATTATAGCCAGGCGATCGAAGTGGTTACATGTCCTTCAGGTGGTTGAGGGAGTGGTTGAGATCTGGACCAGAAGTGCTCGCTAATTCGGCAAAGTGTGCTGAATCCTATATTAGCATACGAAATAGCCGGCCACTTTTTGGTAAAATACCATCCGCTGTGCCGTCCAGAGCTATTGTGTGTAGCTTTCCATAGAGATAAAGGGTCGCCGGGCTGGTGTTTACGTCTGACTGGCAAGGAAGATTAATGGGAATATGCAGACGAGGAGAGTCAGGTAACGCTTCTAAAGAAGAGCAACTTAGTTACTGGCTCCTCGTGAGTGGGAAAGGGTCGTTACCGTGTGCAAAATGTTGAGTCTCATGGTAGAAAATCAGCTTTGAACGATCCTTGACCTGCGCTGGAGTGGTATGGCCAAGGAGGGTGCTAGCCTGAAGAGCATGGCCAATATCAGGAGGAATCATAACATATGTATTTTGCGGGTCGCCAATCTTGATTGGAACTTTGCGCTTCTCAAGCTTCCCATTTGGCCCCCAGCAGATAAACTCAGCGGTGGCCTGGTAGTAGTGCCGACTGCTTCCTATGCCTATTTGTTTCCGTAAACCAGTAAATTTATTAGCAAAGGGTCGCATTCTTAGGTACATCTTTCATAAAAGTATTTGGTAAGGCTCGTATGGTGTGGATCTGAAGAGGGTGGAAGATGGATTCACTTTAAATGACTTCGTTCACGGGCGGTGACAGTCAGCATAATACTCTCCCTTGCTGAAAAGGGGTGAAGCGCAAGTCACCGCAAGCTGGCTTTGGCTTGGCGTCCTAAGTAGGAAACAGTCGCCAACTTGCTATCATCAAACAGTCAAGATAATTAAATAAGAAGAATGTTCCTTGAAATAAAGTACTGAACGCATTATTGAGCGCGACAAAGCCAAGGAGGGGCATTGCTCAGCTGGTGTCGGAAAGAGCTCAGCGGGTGTTGGCCAAACCTAGTGCAACTTGGACACCAAACGAGTCTAGATCACGTGACACGTCCTGTATCTTGTGAAGCAATGGACACTTGTCTATTGGATGGAAGTATCCATTGGATGGTACCCCAGGACGAGGACAAGGATCGATCTAATGATGACTAAGAGGGAGCTAAGCCACAGGGGACGGAGTCAACGTTCCAACATATCTCTGGGCTCACATGACTTATAATCACACCTACGTCAAAGAATGCCAGTACAATCTCTACCATGACCTAAAGAATCTAAATATTTCTGACTTTAGGAAACGAACAGAAGAGATTCTCACTGTCCTAGACATTGCCTACAGAGGAGCGAGAAATCAGCTGTTGACGACTGTAACGGAGACAATGGTATTCAGAGGAGTCTGACGGGCAATAGTCTCAAACGTTGGACAAGGGGTCATCACGAGGAGCGCATCATAAGGAGCGCAAAATTGAGACTTGGCCAGGACAAGTGCATAACAGCACGCCGCTAGTAATACTTTGTATTTGGAGGAAGACCCTGTCTTTGATCCTCTTGCTGTTCGTTCCGTCAGACCATGCTGTAAGCCGGGATAGGGGATACAGACCAAAAGCTCCCCAAAGCTCTTAAACAACTTCATTTCGTACTGGCAATATTCCTCCGCCTGCAAGTTCATTAATTCTTTATCTGGGAAAGTCACGGCAACATCGAAGTCTATCCAAACGACTCTTTCCCTCGCAATGAGGATATTTTTTGGATAGACATCACGGTGCTGAATCAGTGCGCCGTGAATTTCCCGGAGTCCATCGATGGCGATTTGAAAGCGGGAATCCGAGTAGTTCACACAGTTAAGCTCCTCTGGATCTTGCAGGTACTCAAGCAGGATACCTCTCGGATTGTACAGGTCATTCGCAAAATGGGTTAGATGTGGACAGAATTTGGTTGGGTCAAGGCGATCGATATAACCATAATAGTAAGGAACAAACCCGCGCTCACATACACCAAATGAATGGAGGTTTCTGTAAGCATTTAACTCGCAGCGGAAACGATTCAAGTCACGGCCCTTTTCTGTAAAACCTGGGTCACCGTTGTCATGAAACTGTGATGTTAAGCATTATTCCATTGAAACTTTGCGGGCACTTACAAGTTTCATCACATAGAGCTTACCTTGAAGCTCGACCACGAatattgaggaagactccGAGCTTTTGAGTTCTTTGACTATGGACAATGGCACATTTTCAAGGTCGAGAGCGTCAGCAAATGTTCCGGACATGGTAGCAATATTGTGAACGTGATGATATTGTTGGAATGGCAGCGGTTACAGAAATGACCTGTATTTAAACAGAATGCCAAGAAATAAATAAGCTGACATCCAATAAGCTGGCGGATGCAAGGTATCTGGGTTTCACCAATGAATTTGCGAGTGCCGACACATATAGCgcactgccactgccagcaTTTCCCCCTCCTATTCCTATTTCCTCTTATTTTTCTCTATTTCCTTAGCTTCCTCCAGGTTTGCATCGCCTTTGTACATATTTTGCATCACCTTTGTATACATTTAGCGTAGATTCTCTCCTTTATTTCCTCTATCTCGTTTATTTCCTCTTTCCTCTATTTTCTCTatttccttggcttccttaGGTTTTGCATTGCTTTTGTATGCATTTTGCATCGCCTTTGCATGAATTTGTATAGATTCTCTATTTCCTTAGCTTCTTTAGGTTTTGCATCGCTTTTGTACGCATTTTGCATCGCCTTTACATGAATTTGTATAGATTCTCTGTTTCCTTAGCTTCCTTAGGTTTTGCATTGCTTTTGTACGCATTTGCATTGCCTTTGCATGAATTTTGTATAGATTCCCTCCTTTATTTCCTCTATTTTCTCTatttccttggcttccttaGGTTTTGCATCGCTTTTGTACGCATTTTGCATCGCTTTTGTACGCGTTTTGCATAGATTCTGAGTCCTTTTTTGGTGAGGCGTTCTGCGTGTCTCACTTCTCAGCCAGTTTATGGACTTGGTAGTATTCATCCTGGTTGGGCCCATATCGATCATGAAATACATAGACTGCGATGTGCTATCTGAGGCCACAATATAAAAGCCCTCGGAGGATAGGATTCTAGAATATAGATTCCCATAAACTAAAATTGACATATATTGCTCAAAAGTAAAGATATATTTACCCCAATGGCAACTCAGTCCCTTCTTCACTATCTTTCCATTGCTCTTCCAGCAATTCCTATCCAAGGAGCTGCGCCTTCGCGTAACACAACGAATCCTCGCTACGGCCCTGACGACATCACCGAAGTTGTCACCTGGCAGGAATTCAATTATGCAAATATTCTCCAATAATATGGTGCAATATTGAACGCCAAACAAATTCGGCCCGACCCTTTCCCGTCTCCACCTGCAGCAATCAGAGATGAACCACAGTTCCACCTTCGCTTTGCGGAAATGGTCTTACCACGTGTTAGGCGCGCCCTGCGTGCAGGCTTCGAGCAACTTGCGCCACAACTTCCTGCTCGGCAGCTCTCACAAATCACCTTTGACGGGGGAAGCGCGGCAGCCCTCCTCGATCAATTCAAACCAGATACGGCGTACGTAGTGGTCGGAGGTAACTACGCTAATAGTACAAACCGAGGCCCTGGAGACTTGAAAGTGtcctggaaatggaaaagCTCACTGCGATTCTCGCGAGTCGAGGCAGATCAGAACAAGTACAAGCAGGTTCTGTCTCAAGTGAACTTTTACATGAAGCAACACGGTGCCCGATATGGATATATCCTGACAAACACCGAGTTTGTCGCTGTCAAGCGACTCAACAGCAATGGCCGGCTGGCTGTTGCCAACCCAATTCCATGGACCAGCGGCAGTATCGGACAACCTTCCGTGCTGTTAGGACTCTGGTATCTCGGCATGTTGGTCGCTGAAAACAATAACTGGGCTCTCACTGCCTAGAAGCATCCAATGCAGTGCCGTGCCTGCGCACCTTTTGTTGACTTACTCTTCCGTAACTTGCCCGGTCTTCTGAAGGCTTTACGTTGCGATCCTCTCCTGCTGTTTGTCTTCGTACTTGGCTTCCAAGATTAAAAGGGGAAAATCCAGACGTTCCTGAGTTTGTTTTCAAGCTATTTTCTATGTAGCTATTTAGTATGGGAATCAAATTCTTTTCGCAGCAGTGCGATCGACGAAATCAAATACTCCTTGACTTcacctctttctcttataggAAATGAACTGCTGCGGCAAGTCAAATCTTTGAATCCAGTGTATTTACTACTAGCCTGATTAGGAATACCAATGGATTCTCGAAGACTAGCAGTCATAATAGTCCCAAGAGGGATATTACGATGTTTTCTACGAGTCTGCATGATTCTATTCAATACTACAGAGCCTCCAGAGGCTTAATCGCATCTGCAGAAGGCAGATCCTGGATGACCAGCTCTTGTTAGAAGATTTTCCCACGATAGAAAAGCTCCTGTGGAACGGGTGATTTGTCAGTCTGTGATGGATGCCACAGTTTCTTGGGCGGTCTGGATACTGTGGCCCACCACAATGGTGGTGACAACCCATGGCAGCAGTTTGCTAAAAATGTAGCCTCACTGTCGTATTAAGTTGTTTTAAGACGTTACTCCTCCAAGTAGACAGTTTTTCTGGTCGCATACGAGCATCATGGAGGCTACAAGCGTGTATGGGATCGCCGCTGGCGGCATCTTCATTGTCCTTGTGTCCGTCAGACTTATTTCCCTTCTGTTAAGATACACCAGTGTCGTGTCTGTGTGGATTGCAATTCACCTCATCTACCCATATTTGCTTGGCCGTCATAGGCTAGTCGGCCCTTGGACGCGAGTCAGTGTCATTGGACATCTGATCTATGTTGCCGCAAACGTCTTCGTGC from Aspergillus fumigatus Af293 chromosome 8, whole genome shotgun sequence includes the following:
- a CDS encoding type II toxin-antitoxin system death-on-curing family toxin encodes the protein MAAQSIRFLSVNQVQRLHGLWISPTAQPVQLPLLESAINSPMNLKHYGNQGDVFQLAANLSEKIMKNHAYQDGNKRTALLAADMFLKINGYRLQKVPSADDPINKDLADAHVAVVTNQWTVDQLGNFYRSVAKPLEQFTPDIEEFRKAAIEY